From Halobacterium sp. R2-5, the proteins below share one genomic window:
- a CDS encoding Lrp/AsnC family transcriptional regulator — MDERDVRLLKAISDLGTGSPEELHEETDIPVSTIHYRLNNLREQGVVENDLYDLDLDELGLGVTVVLEVLTSYEGSYEDVGEKISDVEGVTQTFFTMGETDFMVLARLPHSDDVERLISDFEAIPEVDRTNSTFVIARQKDTARPLQSYDLETLLEELADE, encoded by the coding sequence ATGGACGAACGCGACGTGCGCCTCCTGAAGGCCATCTCGGACCTGGGCACCGGGAGCCCGGAGGAACTCCACGAGGAAACCGACATCCCCGTCTCCACGATCCACTACCGGCTGAACAACCTCCGCGAACAGGGCGTCGTCGAGAACGACCTCTACGACCTCGACCTCGACGAACTCGGCCTCGGCGTCACCGTCGTCCTCGAAGTCCTCACGTCCTACGAGGGCAGCTACGAGGACGTCGGCGAGAAGATCAGCGACGTCGAGGGCGTCACGCAGACGTTCTTCACGATGGGGGAGACGGACTTCATGGTGCTCGCACGGCTCCCGCACTCCGACGACGTCGAGCGGCTCATCTCGGACTTCGAGGCCATCCCCGAGGTCGACCGCACGAACTCCACGTTCGTCATCGCCCGGCAGAAGGACACCGCCCGCCCGCTCCAGAGCTACGACCTGGAGACGCTGCTCGAAGAGCTGGCGGACGAGTAG
- a CDS encoding DMT family transporter, translating to MSYRRPRLGVSPAAVMFLALAAIWGTSFPAIEIGLHTVPALSFAAIRYSAAGLIILGYAAHVTDRWRPRGTEEWLAVSVAGLLVIAVYHGLLYLGELRVSGAIAAIVVSLSPVLTAGLASVLLDTDVDLVEGLGLLAGFAGVFIVASPGGGGTDLLGVALVFGGAVAFALGAVLARPLSTDLPVETMEAWAMLLGSGVLWIGAGARGESLVGVEWTLPALASLAYLTLVAGCLGFLLYFELLDRIGAAELHLVGYLEPVVAALMAWALLGQVVGSQALAGFAAIFLGFALLERDVLFEAAVTTADAVRSH from the coding sequence ATGAGCTACCGACGCCCCCGGTTGGGCGTTTCCCCCGCGGCCGTGATGTTCCTCGCGCTCGCCGCCATCTGGGGGACCTCGTTCCCAGCCATCGAAATCGGGCTGCACACCGTCCCAGCCCTGTCGTTCGCCGCCATCAGGTACAGCGCCGCCGGCCTCATCATCCTCGGGTACGCCGCCCACGTCACCGACCGCTGGCGGCCCCGCGGCACCGAGGAGTGGCTGGCCGTCAGCGTCGCCGGCCTCCTCGTCATCGCCGTCTACCACGGCCTCCTCTACCTCGGGGAGCTCCGCGTCTCCGGCGCCATCGCCGCCATCGTCGTCAGCCTCTCGCCCGTCCTCACCGCCGGGCTGGCGAGCGTCCTCCTCGACACCGACGTCGACCTCGTCGAGGGGCTCGGCCTGCTCGCCGGGTTCGCGGGCGTCTTCATCGTCGCCTCCCCGGGCGGCGGCGGCACCGACCTGCTCGGCGTCGCGCTCGTCTTCGGCGGCGCCGTCGCGTTCGCGCTCGGCGCCGTCCTCGCGCGCCCGCTGTCGACGGACCTCCCGGTCGAGACGATGGAGGCGTGGGCGATGCTGCTCGGCTCCGGCGTGCTCTGGATCGGCGCGGGCGCCCGCGGCGAGTCCCTCGTCGGCGTCGAGTGGACGCTCCCCGCGCTCGCCAGCCTCGCGTACCTCACACTCGTCGCGGGCTGTCTCGGCTTCCTGCTGTACTTCGAGCTGCTCGACCGCATCGGCGCCGCCGAGCTCCACCTCGTCGGCTACCTCGAGCCCGTCGTCGCCGCGCTGATGGCGTGGGCGCTGCTCGGGCAGGTCGTCGGCTCGCAGGCGCTGGCCGGCTTCGCCGCCATCTTCCTCGGGTTCGCGCTGCTCGAACGCGACGTCCTCTTCGAGGCCGCCGTCACCACCGCCGACGCCGTCCGCTCCCACTAG
- a CDS encoding MaoC family dehydratase, which yields MTVYFEDLDEGDVLEFGTYDVTEAEIVEFAERYDPQWFHTQPERAREESHFGDLAASGWHTAAMAMRLVVDGHYSEAAGLGALGIERLRWPNPTVPGDSLSVTVEIVETRRSESDPSRGLVTLDHVVTNQDGEVKLEMCPTVMYACRNVE from the coding sequence GTGACCGTCTACTTCGAAGATCTCGACGAGGGCGACGTCCTGGAGTTCGGGACGTACGACGTCACCGAGGCCGAAATCGTGGAGTTCGCCGAGCGGTACGACCCGCAGTGGTTCCACACCCAGCCCGAGCGCGCTCGCGAGGAGTCGCACTTCGGCGACCTCGCGGCCTCCGGCTGGCACACCGCCGCGATGGCGATGCGGCTCGTCGTCGACGGCCACTACAGCGAAGCCGCCGGGCTCGGCGCGCTCGGCATCGAACGCCTGCGCTGGCCGAACCCCACGGTGCCCGGCGACTCGCTGTCCGTCACCGTCGAGATCGTCGAGACCCGACGCTCCGAGAGCGACCCCAGCCGCGGGCTCGTCACCCTCGACCACGTCGTCACGAACCAGGACGGCGAAGTCAAACTGGAGATGTGTCCCACCGTGATGTACGCCTGCCGGAACGTCGAGTGA
- a CDS encoding AAA family ATPase, whose product MLAVVGGKGGSGKTTTALGVAGALVERRRRPLVVDCDLDAPNLHLRAGVPRDPGVDAAEAGAPSHESPVVPGADVLPAGSADGDDLDRALASLPEHRPVLLDCPAGASEAAVRPLRAADACLVVATDSREGVEDAVKTTAMARAVNTPVRAVAVSQSPRVPDGLADATVADVIPVPAAGSPLSARETSAAYATLAGYAEPNT is encoded by the coding sequence GTGCTGGCAGTCGTCGGCGGGAAGGGGGGCAGCGGGAAGACCACCACCGCGCTCGGGGTCGCGGGCGCGCTCGTCGAGCGGCGGCGCCGACCGCTCGTCGTGGACTGCGACCTCGACGCGCCGAACCTCCACCTGCGCGCGGGCGTCCCGCGGGACCCGGGCGTGGACGCCGCCGAAGCCGGGGCCCCCAGCCACGAGTCGCCCGTCGTGCCCGGTGCGGACGTGCTCCCCGCGGGGAGTGCGGACGGCGACGACCTCGACCGCGCGCTCGCCTCGCTGCCCGAGCATCGGCCGGTACTGCTCGACTGCCCCGCGGGCGCCAGTGAGGCCGCCGTGCGTCCGCTGCGCGCGGCCGACGCCTGCCTCGTCGTCGCGACCGACAGCCGCGAGGGCGTCGAGGACGCGGTCAAGACGACGGCGATGGCGCGCGCCGTGAACACGCCAGTGCGGGCGGTCGCCGTCTCGCAGTCGCCGAGGGTCCCCGACGGCCTCGCGGACGCGACTGTCGCGGACGTAATCCCGGTTCCAGCGGCCGGTTCCCCGCTCAGCGCCCGCGAGACGTCCGCTGCGTACGCGACGCTCGCCGGCTACGCGGAGCCCAATACTTAA
- a CDS encoding transcriptional regulator, producing MRERLSTGVDVLDRELGGGVPAGTVVAYEAPPASQGELLLYELTRPRPTLYLTTNRTEQAVRDAFEATDAPTGDPEVGYIPGADAIENARRAFRSVPPESTVIIDPADALERADRGRYENFLNELGNHMRNVGGIAVLHCLHTDDDPGLRGTTEHMADVVFRLRVEEDNDELETRLTVPKFRGGSALDSSIKLNLGERVQVDTSRDIA from the coding sequence ATGCGCGAGCGGCTCTCCACGGGGGTGGACGTCCTCGACCGGGAACTCGGCGGCGGGGTTCCGGCCGGGACGGTGGTGGCCTACGAGGCCCCGCCGGCGAGTCAGGGAGAGCTGCTGCTGTACGAACTCACGCGCCCGCGGCCCACGCTGTACCTCACCACGAACCGCACCGAGCAGGCCGTCCGCGACGCGTTCGAGGCGACCGACGCCCCGACCGGCGACCCGGAAGTCGGCTACATCCCGGGCGCGGACGCCATCGAGAACGCGCGCCGCGCGTTCCGCAGCGTCCCCCCGGAGTCGACCGTCATCATCGACCCCGCGGACGCTCTCGAACGAGCGGACCGCGGGCGCTACGAGAACTTCCTCAACGAGCTCGGCAACCACATGCGGAACGTCGGCGGCATCGCCGTCCTCCACTGTCTCCACACCGACGACGACCCCGGCCTCCGCGGCACCACCGAGCACATGGCTGACGTCGTGTTCCGGCTGCGCGTCGAGGAGGACAACGACGAACTGGAGACGCGGCTGACCGTCCCGAAGTTCCGCGGCGGGAGCGCGCTCGACTCCTCGATAAAGCTGAACCTGGGCGAGCGCGTGCAGGTCGACACCAGCCGCGACATCGCGTAG
- a CDS encoding peptidylprolyl isomerase: MSDESEAETADESEAEQGGLQEGDFVELAYTAYTVDSGELVDTTDEEVAEEEGVDTDEQDFSPRTIVIGEGHIFEDVEDDLVGKEVGDTGEVVVEQAFGEYDDEEVRTISANKIPEDDRYPGAHVDIEGEHGHVEAVIGGRARVDFNHPLAGEDVEYEYEILDEVEDTVEKARGLLKMYFDAELDMHLETDEVEEEVTEEGEDGETETTAETVEKETLYIEQSPQLQFNQQWMMGKDQILNQIIDMLEIDRVIVQEIIDGQPAGMPGMMGGGMGGMGGEDLGDVEDALEDADVDAEEIVEELDVDEE, encoded by the coding sequence ATGAGCGACGAAAGTGAGGCCGAGACGGCCGACGAATCCGAGGCAGAACAGGGCGGACTCCAGGAGGGCGACTTCGTCGAACTCGCCTACACCGCCTACACGGTCGACAGCGGTGAACTCGTCGACACGACCGACGAGGAGGTCGCCGAGGAGGAGGGCGTCGACACCGACGAGCAGGACTTCTCCCCGCGCACCATCGTCATCGGTGAGGGCCACATCTTCGAGGACGTCGAGGACGACCTCGTCGGCAAGGAGGTCGGCGACACCGGCGAGGTCGTCGTCGAGCAGGCGTTCGGGGAGTACGACGACGAGGAGGTTCGCACGATCTCCGCGAACAAGATTCCCGAGGACGACCGCTATCCGGGCGCTCACGTCGACATCGAGGGCGAGCACGGCCACGTCGAGGCCGTCATCGGCGGCCGCGCGCGCGTCGACTTCAACCACCCGCTCGCCGGCGAGGACGTCGAGTACGAGTACGAGATTCTCGACGAGGTCGAGGACACCGTCGAGAAGGCCCGCGGCCTCCTGAAGATGTACTTCGACGCGGAACTCGACATGCACCTCGAGACCGACGAGGTCGAGGAGGAAGTCACCGAGGAGGGCGAGGACGGCGAGACGGAGACCACCGCGGAGACCGTCGAGAAGGAGACGCTCTACATCGAGCAGTCCCCGCAGCTCCAGTTCAACCAGCAGTGGATGATGGGCAAGGACCAGATCCTCAACCAGATCATCGACATGCTGGAGATCGACCGCGTCATCGTCCAGGAGATCATCGACGGCCAGCCCGCTGGCATGCCCGGCATGATGGGCGGCGGCATGGGCGGTATGGGCGGTGAGGACCTCGGCGACGTCGAGGACGCCCTCGAAGACGCCGACGTCGACGCCGAGGAGATCGTCGAAGAGCTCGACGTCGACGAGGAGTAA
- the cyaB gene encoding class IV adenylate cyclase, whose amino-acid sequence MYEVEVKVPASHDAVRAALADAGAEPAGTVAQADTYFDAPHREFAETDEALRVRRVANAAESFERDPGENLGTAIDAVLDGEYRADGESRVTYKGPLLEAESKTREEFETSVASGAEMRDILDRLGFAPAATVRKLRETHHVDGFEVLLDAVEDVGEYVEVETEVETDADVEAAREDAYALLRELGLDPADQIRTSYLGLKLDGA is encoded by the coding sequence ATGTACGAAGTGGAAGTGAAGGTGCCTGCGAGCCACGACGCCGTCCGCGCGGCGCTCGCGGACGCCGGCGCCGAGCCTGCGGGCACGGTCGCGCAGGCGGACACGTACTTCGACGCGCCACACCGCGAGTTCGCGGAGACCGACGAGGCGCTGCGCGTGCGTCGCGTCGCGAACGCTGCCGAGTCCTTCGAGCGAGACCCGGGCGAGAATCTCGGAACAGCTATCGACGCGGTGCTGGACGGCGAGTACCGCGCTGACGGAGAGTCCCGAGTGACGTACAAGGGCCCGCTGCTGGAGGCCGAGTCGAAGACCCGCGAGGAGTTCGAGACGAGCGTCGCCAGCGGCGCCGAGATGCGGGACATCCTCGACCGGCTCGGGTTCGCGCCCGCTGCCACGGTACGCAAGCTCCGCGAGACCCACCACGTGGACGGGTTCGAGGTGCTGCTCGACGCCGTCGAGGACGTCGGCGAGTACGTCGAAGTGGAGACCGAAGTCGAGACGGACGCGGACGTCGAGGCCGCGCGCGAGGACGCGTACGCTCTCCTCCGGGAACTCGGCCTCGACCCCGCGGACCAGATTCGCACCTCCTACCTCGGGCTCAAGCTCGACGGCGCCTGA
- a CDS encoding methionine adenosyltransferase encodes MTERNIQVQSLDRGAVEDEEVEIVERKGLGHPDSICDGIAEHVCERLAREYLDRVGEVLHFNTDETQLVAGTAAPAFGGGEVIDPIYILVVGRATSHYVADDGTEYNVPVESIALDAARDYLRENFPNLDLETDVIVDVKLGEGSGDLQEVFVEDGPAVPMANDTSFGVGHAPLTETEQVVYETEQSLNGDYGDAHPAIGEDVKVMGKREGDHIDITVAAALVDAYVDDLEDYKAEVAGVREHVHDLATDLTDRDVTVHVNTADDYGAGSIYLTTTGTSAEQGDDGSVGRGNRANGLITPNRSMSMEATSGKNPVNHIGKIYNLVSTEIAESIVDDVDGIRDLRVRLLSQIGRPIDQPHVADVHVVTEDGLDVADVELDIQAIVDDELAAITDITQRVIDGKLDTF; translated from the coding sequence ATGACCGAGCGGAACATCCAAGTGCAGTCTCTCGACCGCGGCGCGGTCGAGGACGAGGAAGTCGAAATCGTCGAGCGAAAAGGGCTCGGCCACCCGGACTCCATCTGCGACGGCATCGCCGAACACGTCTGCGAGCGGCTCGCCCGCGAGTACCTCGACCGCGTCGGCGAAGTCCTCCACTTCAACACCGACGAGACCCAGCTCGTCGCCGGCACCGCCGCGCCAGCGTTCGGTGGCGGCGAAGTCATCGACCCCATCTACATCCTCGTCGTCGGACGTGCGACCAGCCACTACGTCGCCGACGACGGCACCGAGTACAACGTCCCCGTCGAATCCATCGCGCTCGACGCAGCCCGCGACTACCTCCGCGAGAACTTCCCGAACCTCGACCTCGAAACCGACGTCATCGTCGACGTCAAACTCGGCGAAGGCTCTGGCGACCTCCAGGAAGTGTTCGTCGAGGACGGCCCCGCCGTCCCGATGGCCAACGACACCAGCTTCGGGGTCGGCCACGCCCCCCTCACGGAGACCGAGCAGGTCGTCTACGAGACCGAACAGTCCCTCAACGGCGACTACGGCGACGCCCACCCCGCCATCGGCGAGGACGTCAAAGTCATGGGGAAACGCGAGGGCGACCACATCGACATCACCGTCGCCGCCGCGCTCGTCGACGCCTACGTCGACGACCTCGAGGACTACAAGGCCGAAGTCGCGGGCGTCCGCGAGCACGTCCACGACCTCGCCACCGACCTCACCGACCGCGACGTCACCGTCCACGTCAACACCGCCGACGACTACGGCGCCGGCTCCATCTACCTCACCACCACGGGTACGAGCGCCGAACAGGGCGACGACGGCAGCGTCGGCCGCGGCAACCGCGCCAACGGCCTCATCACCCCGAACCGCTCGATGAGCATGGAAGCCACCTCCGGGAAGAACCCCGTCAACCACATCGGGAAGATCTACAACCTCGTCTCCACCGAAATCGCCGAGAGCATCGTCGACGACGTCGACGGTATCCGCGACCTCCGCGTCCGCCTACTCTCCCAGATCGGCCGCCCCATCGACCAGCCCCACGTCGCCGACGTCCACGTTGTCACCGAAGACGGCCTCGACGTCGCCGACGTCGAGCTCGACATTCAGGCCATCGTCGACGACGAACTCGCCGCCATCACAGACATCACCCAGCGCGTCATCGACGGCAAACTCGATACCTTCTAA
- a CDS encoding tRNA sulfurtransferase — translation MLPPGADAVVVRHGDVGVKSSSVQADMERRLRDNLEAILDDRGIPGDVEREWGRLLVRTPEPDAAADAAADTFGVVSASPAVSVPAEMRSIRGALALTARECYDGGAYAVDARRVGDHEFTSHDVNRLGGDAVWYAVEGDVRPEVDLDDPDVTFFVEVRDDEAFVFVEKRDGAGGLPLGSQKPLVALVSGGIDSPVAAWEAMKRGSPVVPLYLDLGPYGGPDHRARAEETARRLSAYAPNYDLRLRVAPAGDAVARLGEEVGRTRMLSYRRFMYRVAERLAERVGAVGVVTGESLGQKSSQTAGNFAVVDRVTDLPIHRPLFALDKQEIVARARDIGTYRDSTLDVGCDRLAPSQPLTSASMESVLADEPDDLFEWAREAADAVEVAGEVPA, via the coding sequence ATGTTACCGCCCGGTGCGGACGCCGTCGTCGTCCGGCACGGCGACGTCGGCGTGAAGTCGAGTTCGGTGCAGGCCGACATGGAGCGCCGGCTCCGCGACAACCTCGAAGCCATCCTCGACGACCGCGGGATTCCGGGCGACGTCGAACGCGAGTGGGGGCGACTGCTCGTCCGGACGCCCGAGCCCGACGCTGCCGCCGACGCCGCCGCGGACACGTTCGGCGTCGTGTCCGCGAGCCCCGCGGTCTCCGTGCCCGCCGAGATGCGGTCGATTCGCGGTGCGCTCGCGCTGACCGCCCGCGAGTGCTACGACGGCGGGGCGTACGCCGTCGACGCCCGCCGCGTCGGTGACCACGAGTTCACCAGCCACGACGTCAACCGCCTGGGCGGCGACGCGGTCTGGTACGCCGTCGAAGGCGACGTCCGCCCCGAGGTCGACCTCGACGACCCCGACGTCACGTTCTTCGTCGAGGTCCGCGACGACGAGGCGTTCGTCTTCGTGGAGAAGCGCGACGGCGCGGGCGGCCTGCCGCTGGGCAGCCAGAAGCCGCTGGTCGCGCTCGTCTCCGGCGGCATCGACTCCCCGGTCGCGGCGTGGGAGGCGATGAAGCGCGGGTCGCCGGTCGTGCCGCTGTACCTCGACCTCGGGCCGTACGGCGGCCCCGACCACCGCGCCCGCGCCGAGGAGACCGCGCGGCGGCTGTCGGCGTACGCGCCGAACTACGACCTCCGGCTGCGCGTCGCGCCCGCCGGCGACGCGGTCGCGCGCCTCGGCGAGGAAGTCGGTCGCACGCGGATGCTCTCCTACCGCCGGTTCATGTACCGGGTCGCCGAACGTCTCGCCGAGCGCGTCGGCGCGGTCGGCGTCGTCACCGGCGAGTCTCTCGGCCAGAAGTCCAGCCAAACAGCGGGGAACTTCGCGGTCGTCGACCGCGTGACCGACCTTCCGATTCACCGGCCGCTGTTCGCGCTCGACAAACAGGAGATAGTCGCTCGCGCCCGCGACATCGGGACGTACCGGGACTCCACGCTCGACGTCGGCTGCGACCGGCTGGCACCGAGCCAGCCGTTGACGTCGGCGTCGATGGAGAGCGTGCTCGCCGACGAGCCCGACGACCTCTTCGAGTGGGCGCGCGAGGCCGCCGACGCCGTCGAGGTCGCTGGGGAGGTGCCGGCGTGA
- a CDS encoding DUF5804 family protein: MTRVCIVGSDGVDLRTDLFSYETARQALATYDIQSPYENTVAVDTVSLGAAVSLLNDLNWYLVRLAEEAFVLEPSVADDEWLSRDLAAAVRDGDVRAAETDARLKVYGVEDGALVEPMYVTRVQGERPDYDLRDVEETVVVRVTDEEFEA; encoded by the coding sequence GTGACCCGCGTCTGCATCGTCGGCAGCGACGGCGTCGACCTCCGCACGGACCTGTTCTCGTACGAGACCGCGCGCCAGGCGCTCGCGACCTACGACATCCAGTCGCCGTACGAGAACACGGTCGCCGTCGACACCGTGAGCCTCGGCGCTGCGGTGTCGCTGCTGAACGACCTGAACTGGTATCTCGTTCGGCTCGCCGAGGAGGCGTTCGTCCTCGAACCGTCCGTGGCCGACGACGAGTGGCTCTCCCGGGACCTCGCGGCGGCGGTGCGGGACGGTGACGTGCGCGCGGCCGAGACGGACGCGCGCCTGAAAGTCTACGGCGTCGAGGACGGCGCGCTCGTCGAGCCGATGTATGTCACGCGCGTACAGGGCGAGCGCCCGGACTACGACCTCCGGGACGTCGAGGAGACGGTCGTCGTGCGCGTGACCGACGAGGAGTTCGAGGCGTAG
- a CDS encoding PLP-dependent cysteine synthase family protein, with protein MKDSILEAIGSPLVRVPSPEGATIAVKLEAFNPGGSAKDRPAREMVLAAEREGHVSPGDRLVEATSGNTGIGLAVVAAARGYDLTIVMPASMSEERRRLLRAYGADLELVEGGMETANERADRIAAEDGGFRVSQFENPANPRAHYRTTAPEIIEQVEGREIDAFVAGVGTGGTITGTATRLKEEYPDMEVVAIEPEGNAVLSTGESGDDDFQGMGPGFVSDLLDRDLVDTVETVAVEDAEARVRELAREQGILVGQSSGAAAIAAERVAERIAEPGLNCPDVEFDAADLADAGLDEDALADGGSPEYDDCPLVVTVFPDSGERYLSAGVFDA; from the coding sequence ATGAAGGACAGCATCCTCGAGGCCATCGGGTCACCGCTCGTCCGCGTTCCGTCTCCCGAGGGCGCGACGATCGCGGTGAAACTCGAGGCGTTCAACCCCGGCGGGTCCGCGAAAGACCGGCCGGCCCGCGAGATGGTGCTCGCCGCCGAACGCGAGGGGCACGTCTCGCCCGGCGACCGTCTCGTGGAAGCCACCAGCGGGAACACCGGCATCGGCCTCGCCGTCGTCGCCGCCGCGCGCGGCTACGACCTCACCATCGTCATGCCCGCGTCGATGTCCGAGGAGCGCCGCCGTCTCCTGCGCGCGTACGGCGCCGACCTCGAACTCGTCGAGGGAGGCATGGAGACCGCCAACGAGCGCGCCGACCGCATCGCCGCCGAGGACGGCGGATTCCGCGTCTCCCAGTTCGAGAACCCCGCGAACCCGCGCGCGCACTACCGGACGACCGCCCCGGAGATCATCGAACAGGTCGAAGGCCGAGAGATCGACGCGTTCGTCGCTGGCGTCGGTACTGGTGGTACTATCACGGGCACCGCCACGCGACTCAAGGAGGAGTACCCGGACATGGAGGTCGTCGCCATCGAACCCGAGGGCAACGCCGTGCTCTCCACCGGCGAATCCGGCGACGACGACTTCCAGGGGATGGGGCCGGGCTTCGTCAGCGACCTCCTCGACCGCGACCTCGTCGACACCGTCGAGACCGTAGCTGTCGAGGACGCCGAAGCCCGCGTCCGCGAGCTCGCCCGCGAGCAGGGCATCCTCGTCGGGCAGTCCAGCGGCGCCGCCGCCATCGCCGCCGAGCGCGTCGCCGAACGCATCGCCGAACCCGGGCTGAACTGCCCGGACGTGGAGTTCGATGCGGCCGACCTCGCGGACGCCGGCCTCGACGAGGACGCGCTCGCGGACGGCGGGTCGCCGGAGTACGACGACTGCCCGCTGGTCGTCACGGTGTTCCCGGACTCCGGCGAGCGCTACCTCTCGGCGGGCGTCTTCGACGCCTGA